The following are from one region of the Thiocapsa rosea genome:
- the feoB gene encoding ferrous iron transport protein B — protein sequence MSASKPLLVALAGQQNAGKSTLFNLLTGARQHVANYPGVTVDKKYGQYADAEGAVRTVDLPGTYSLTSFSLEERVARDFLLAERPDVTVNVVDASNLQRSLHLTLQLLEMGLPTVLALNMMDVAAGRDIRIDQDALARRLGLPVVPTVGRKNQGREPLRQAIRERAAANEPAVGTAPPVDYGALEPAITELRTALDALDSLGDTPRRWLALKLLEGDLQADRLLASSVGDAIAQPLLTRATDLRTAFAAAQGRSVGDHVVACRDRAVTALLAGVLSGAAGGRPTLTERIDRVVLNRAAAPFFLVLTVFMIYQVSIVWGYELTTYTWPLLAGLRELIAGLLPAAGFLNDPYTRAMGLWLVDSANTLLNYVPIFLILFAAIAIIEDTGYMARIAFILDKILHRFGLHGQSTLPLILGGVFAGGCAVPGVMATKGIPDHRARMATIFAVPYMNCLAKVPLYTLLLGIFFVEDKTLMMFYISTMTIIFALLVSKLLTVTLLRGQETSPFVMELPHYHLPTLWGVLRRSLERTWQYVKKVGTVVLAVAVVVFTLLHVPGLPAERSAHFEQQGQAAVARFEQALAGNAYHEAVLGGGAESLVDLLNFETDYKRARLNAKGEAGSKAVAERFETRNPSFYALVRPPSADQDARQASRALRDLARVRQTLRREMREERITHSVLGSIGRGLEPVTQFAGFDWKINVALLASFAARESSVATLGVLFQQDDDTNQTLEQRMGAETAAGGATALMAVALILFFALYPPCLATTIMVKVQTGSYKWMLFSIVFPTLLGLAVASLVYGIGTAIGASGIQVMTAVYLGALALLIVVGLIGGRRTIRRGLPA from the coding sequence ATGAGCGCGAGCAAACCCCTGCTGGTGGCCCTCGCGGGTCAGCAGAACGCCGGAAAGTCCACACTCTTCAACCTCTTGACCGGGGCGCGGCAGCACGTTGCGAACTATCCGGGCGTGACCGTCGACAAGAAGTACGGCCAGTACGCGGATGCCGAAGGCGCGGTCCGGACGGTGGACTTGCCCGGGACCTACAGCCTCACCTCGTTCTCGTTGGAGGAGCGGGTCGCACGAGACTTCCTGCTCGCCGAGCGCCCGGACGTGACCGTGAATGTCGTGGATGCGTCGAATCTTCAGCGTTCGCTGCACCTGACGCTTCAATTGCTGGAGATGGGCCTGCCGACGGTCTTGGCCCTGAACATGATGGACGTGGCCGCAGGGCGCGACATCCGCATCGACCAGGACGCACTCGCGCGGCGGCTCGGGTTGCCGGTGGTGCCGACGGTCGGGCGCAAGAATCAGGGCCGCGAGCCGCTGCGACAGGCCATCCGGGAGCGGGCCGCGGCGAACGAGCCCGCCGTCGGCACGGCGCCTCCGGTGGACTACGGGGCGCTGGAGCCGGCGATCACCGAGCTTCGCACCGCGCTCGACGCGCTCGATAGCCTCGGCGACACGCCTCGCCGCTGGCTGGCGCTGAAGCTTCTGGAGGGCGACCTCCAGGCCGACCGCCTGCTCGCGAGCAGCGTCGGCGATGCGATCGCGCAGCCGTTGCTCACGCGCGCCACGGACCTGCGCACGGCCTTCGCGGCGGCGCAAGGGCGCTCGGTCGGGGACCACGTCGTCGCCTGTCGCGACCGCGCCGTCACCGCGCTGCTCGCCGGCGTGCTGAGCGGTGCGGCCGGCGGTCGTCCGACGCTGACCGAGCGGATCGACCGCGTGGTGCTGAATCGCGCTGCGGCGCCCTTCTTTCTGGTCCTGACGGTCTTCATGATCTACCAGGTCTCGATCGTTTGGGGCTACGAGCTGACCACCTACACCTGGCCGCTCCTGGCCGGCCTGCGCGAGCTGATCGCCGGGCTGCTGCCGGCCGCCGGGTTCCTGAACGATCCCTACACGCGCGCTATGGGGCTCTGGCTCGTGGACTCGGCCAATACGCTGCTCAACTACGTGCCGATCTTCCTGATCCTGTTCGCGGCCATCGCCATCATCGAGGACACGGGCTACATGGCCCGCATCGCCTTCATTCTCGATAAGATCCTGCATCGCTTCGGGCTGCACGGGCAAAGTACGCTGCCGCTGATCTTAGGCGGCGTGTTTGCCGGCGGCTGTGCGGTGCCCGGCGTCATGGCGACCAAGGGGATCCCGGACCACCGGGCGCGGATGGCGACCATCTTTGCCGTGCCCTACATGAACTGCCTGGCCAAGGTTCCGCTCTATACGCTCCTGCTCGGTATCTTCTTCGTCGAGGATAAGACCTTGATGATGTTCTACATCTCGACGATGACCATCATCTTTGCGCTCCTGGTGTCGAAGCTCCTGACGGTCACCCTGCTGCGCGGGCAGGAGACCTCGCCGTTCGTCATGGAGCTGCCGCACTACCACCTGCCGACCCTGTGGGGTGTGCTGCGCCGCTCGTTGGAGCGCACCTGGCAGTACGTGAAGAAGGTCGGCACCGTCGTGCTTGCGGTCGCCGTGGTCGTGTTCACTTTGCTGCATGTGCCGGGTTTGCCGGCGGAGCGCAGCGCCCATTTCGAGCAGCAAGGGCAGGCGGCGGTCGCGCGTTTCGAGCAGGCGCTGGCCGGCAACGCCTATCATGAAGCCGTCCTCGGCGGCGGTGCCGAGTCGCTGGTCGACCTGCTGAACTTCGAGACCGACTACAAGCGGGCACGGCTCAACGCCAAGGGCGAGGCCGGCTCCAAGGCGGTGGCCGAGCGCTTCGAAACACGCAACCCGAGCTTCTATGCGCTGGTCAGGCCGCCCTCCGCCGACCAGGACGCGAGGCAGGCCAGCCGCGCCCTGCGCGATCTCGCCAGGGTGCGCCAGACGCTGCGACGCGAGATGCGCGAGGAGCGCATCACCCACTCCGTGCTCGGCAGCATCGGTCGCGGGCTCGAGCCGGTCACGCAGTTCGCGGGCTTCGACTGGAAGATCAATGTCGCGCTCTTGGCGTCGTTCGCCGCGCGCGAGAGCAGCGTCGCAACGCTGGGCGTGCTGTTTCAGCAGGACGACGACACCAACCAGACCCTGGAGCAGCGCATGGGCGCCGAGACCGCGGCCGGCGGGGCGACCGCGCTGATGGCCGTCGCGCTCATCCTGTTCTTCGCGCTCTATCCCCCGTGTCTCGCGACCACCATCATGGTCAAGGTCCAGACCGGCTCGTACAAATGGATGCTGTTCTCGATCGTCTTCCCGACGCTGCTCGGGCTCGCCGTCGCCAGCCTGGTCTACGGTATCGGCACTGCGATCGGGGCGAGCGGCATCCAGGTGATGACCGCAGTCTACCTTGGCGCGTTGGCCCTGCTGATCGTGGTCGGCTTGATCGGCGGGCGGCGCACCATCCGCCGAGGCCTGCCCGCCTGA
- the nifE gene encoding nitrogenase iron-molybdenum cofactor biosynthesis protein NifE: MKQKEIAALLDEPACAHNTKEKSGCAKLKPGATAGGCSFDGAQIALLPIADVAHIVHGSIACAGNSWDNRGARSSGPSLYKIGMTTDLTEQDVIMGRSEKRLFLGIKQAIDSYKPAAVFVYNTCVPALTGDDVGAVCREAQKRWGTPVVSVDAAGFYGTKNLGNRIAGETMVAQVCGTREPDPVPPGIEHEGFKVHDVNLVAEYNIAGEFWNVLPLLDELGLRVLCSLSGDARFHEVQTMHRAEVNMMVCSKAMINVARKLKESYGTPWFEGSFYGVADVSQALRDFARIIDDPDLTRRTEALVAREEAKIHAALEPYRARLQGRKVLLYTGGVKSWSIISALQDLGMTVVATGTRKSTEEDKARIRALMGEDAVMIEDGNPRGLIDRVRENDVDILIAGGRNLYTALKARIPFLDINQEREFGYAGYVGMVELARQLCLTVESPIWDAVRRPAPWAAAEGQTHPMPAKSLGLAASESAPVEVQSHA; encoded by the coding sequence ATGAAACAAAAAGAGATCGCCGCGCTGCTCGACGAGCCGGCGTGTGCGCACAACACGAAGGAAAAGTCGGGTTGCGCCAAGCTCAAGCCCGGCGCGACGGCCGGCGGCTGCTCCTTCGACGGGGCGCAGATCGCGCTTCTACCGATCGCGGATGTCGCGCACATCGTGCATGGCTCCATCGCCTGTGCGGGCAACTCCTGGGACAACCGCGGTGCGCGTTCGAGCGGTCCGAGCCTCTACAAGATCGGCATGACGACGGACCTCACCGAGCAGGACGTCATCATGGGCCGCAGCGAGAAGCGGCTGTTCCTCGGGATCAAGCAGGCGATCGACAGCTACAAGCCCGCGGCGGTCTTCGTTTACAACACCTGCGTGCCCGCCCTGACCGGCGACGATGTCGGTGCGGTCTGTCGGGAGGCGCAGAAGCGGTGGGGCACGCCCGTGGTGTCGGTCGACGCCGCCGGCTTCTACGGCACCAAGAATCTCGGCAACCGGATCGCCGGCGAGACCATGGTCGCCCAGGTCTGCGGCACCCGCGAGCCCGATCCGGTCCCGCCGGGGATCGAGCACGAGGGTTTCAAGGTCCACGATGTGAATCTGGTCGCCGAGTACAACATCGCCGGCGAGTTCTGGAACGTCTTGCCCCTGCTCGACGAGCTGGGTCTGCGTGTGCTCTGCAGCCTGTCCGGGGACGCTCGCTTCCACGAGGTGCAGACCATGCACCGCGCGGAGGTCAACATGATGGTCTGCTCCAAGGCCATGATCAACGTCGCGCGCAAGCTCAAGGAGTCCTACGGCACCCCTTGGTTTGAGGGCAGCTTCTACGGGGTCGCGGACGTCTCGCAGGCGCTGCGTGATTTCGCGCGGATCATCGACGACCCGGATCTCACCCGCCGTACCGAAGCGCTCGTCGCCCGCGAGGAGGCCAAGATCCACGCGGCACTCGAGCCCTATCGGGCGCGTCTCCAGGGCCGCAAGGTCCTGCTCTACACCGGCGGGGTCAAGTCTTGGTCGATCATCTCGGCCCTGCAGGATCTGGGCATGACGGTGGTCGCGACCGGCACCCGCAAGTCCACGGAGGAGGACAAGGCGCGCATCCGTGCGCTGATGGGCGAGGACGCGGTCATGATCGAGGACGGCAACCCGCGCGGCCTAATCGATCGGGTCAGAGAAAACGACGTCGACATCCTGATCGCCGGGGGGCGCAACCTCTACACGGCGCTCAAGGCCCGTATCCCCTTCCTCGACATCAATCAGGAGCGCGAATTCGGCTATGCCGGCTATGTCGGCATGGTCGAGCTGGCGCGCCAGCTCTGTTTGACGGTCGAGAGTCCGATCTGGGATGCGGTGCGGCGTCCGGCGCCCTGGGCGGCGGCAGAGGGGCAAACCCATCCGATGCCGGCGAAGTCCCTAGGGCTTGCCGCAAGCGAAAGCGCCCCTGTCGAGGTGCAGTCCCATGCCTGA
- the nifN gene encoding nitrogenase iron-molybdenum cofactor biosynthesis protein NifN, with translation MPEIIKRNKALSVSPLKASSTVGAALAFLGFNRTIPMLHGSQGCTAFGKIFFVRHFREPIPLQTTAIDQVSAIMGSEAQVVEGLKTICEKSAPDLIGLPTTGLVETQGADIAMAVRVFRETWPQFAGIAVVPVSTPDFTGCMESGYAQTTKAIIETLVPTRAEAGTRPGRRERQVNVLPGSHLTPGDIEYLKDLIEAFGLSPMVLPDLSDSLDGHLPETDYNPLTIGGTRVSDLASVGDALATLVIGASMDAAADALAERTGVPDYRFAHLMDIDAVDGLVMTLAQIAERPVPAKIERQRAQLQDALLDCHFMLGMSRFAIAAEPDFLVGFSRMLASVGAEVVAAVAPANAPALQDVVAEQVKIGDLEDLEIAARERGAEILIGNSHAVHSAERLGIPMLRAGFPQYDRVGGFRRTWIGYRGTRDAIFDLANLLLGEERGEIHPYRSTLKQRPDDVCAEPRPH, from the coding sequence ATGCCTGAGATTATCAAACGCAACAAGGCCCTTTCGGTCAGCCCGCTGAAGGCCAGCTCGACCGTCGGCGCGGCGCTCGCCTTCCTCGGCTTCAACCGGACCATCCCGATGTTGCACGGATCCCAAGGCTGTACGGCCTTCGGGAAGATCTTCTTCGTGCGTCATTTCCGCGAGCCGATCCCCTTGCAGACCACGGCGATCGATCAGGTCAGCGCCATCATGGGCAGCGAGGCGCAGGTCGTCGAAGGGCTGAAGACCATCTGCGAGAAAAGTGCGCCGGACCTGATCGGTCTGCCGACCACGGGCCTGGTCGAGACCCAGGGCGCAGACATCGCGATGGCGGTGCGGGTCTTTCGCGAGACCTGGCCGCAGTTCGCGGGGATCGCCGTCGTGCCGGTGTCCACGCCGGACTTCACCGGCTGCATGGAGTCCGGCTACGCGCAGACGACCAAGGCGATCATCGAGACGCTCGTCCCGACCCGCGCCGAGGCCGGCACTCGGCCGGGGCGTCGCGAGCGTCAGGTGAATGTCCTGCCTGGATCGCATCTGACGCCCGGCGACATCGAGTATCTGAAGGATCTGATCGAGGCGTTCGGTCTGTCCCCGATGGTGCTTCCCGATCTCTCGGACTCGCTCGACGGCCATCTGCCCGAGACCGACTACAACCCCCTGACCATCGGCGGGACCCGCGTGAGTGATTTGGCGAGCGTCGGCGATGCCCTGGCGACCCTGGTGATCGGCGCCTCGATGGACGCGGCGGCCGATGCCTTGGCGGAGCGCACCGGCGTTCCGGATTATCGCTTCGCGCATCTGATGGACATCGATGCCGTCGACGGGCTCGTGATGACGCTTGCGCAGATCGCCGAGCGCCCGGTCCCGGCTAAGATCGAGCGCCAGCGCGCACAGCTCCAGGACGCTCTGCTCGACTGCCACTTCATGCTCGGCATGTCGCGCTTTGCGATCGCCGCGGAGCCGGATTTCTTGGTCGGCTTCAGTCGGATGCTCGCAAGCGTGGGGGCCGAGGTGGTCGCCGCCGTGGCCCCGGCCAACGCCCCGGCCTTGCAGGATGTTGTCGCCGAGCAGGTGAAGATCGGCGATCTGGAAGATCTCGAGATCGCCGCGCGCGAGCGCGGCGCCGAGATCCTGATCGGCAACTCGCATGCGGTCCACTCCGCGGAGCGACTGGGCATCCCCATGTTGCGCGCCGGTTTCCCGCAGTACGACCGGGTCGGCGGCTTTCGGCGGACCTGGATCGGTTATCGCGGCACGCGCGACGCCATTTTCGATCTGGCCAATCTGCTGCTCGGCGAGGAGCGCGGGGAAATCCATCCCTATCGCTCGACGCTCAAGCAGCGCCCGGACGACGTCTGCGCGGAACCACGCCCGCACTGA
- a CDS encoding NifB/NifX family molybdenum-iron cluster-binding protein has translation MGMERRLKVLCMSDEATSMETETRIKAAFASSDMKQIDQHFGAAESFVVYSIDPREYHLLEAIQFARLAMDGNEDKLAAKIAALEGCDVVYCEAVGASAVSQLRAKGIQPMKVSPGTSVSRLIRDLQGELRDGPSAWLARALAGRAPGRNRRFDAMESEGWSE, from the coding sequence GTGGGAATGGAACGACGACTGAAGGTCCTGTGCATGAGCGACGAGGCGACATCGATGGAGACCGAGACACGCATCAAGGCGGCCTTCGCCTCCTCGGACATGAAGCAGATCGACCAGCACTTCGGCGCGGCCGAGTCCTTCGTCGTCTACTCGATCGACCCGCGCGAGTATCACTTGCTCGAGGCGATCCAGTTCGCACGCCTTGCGATGGACGGCAACGAGGACAAGCTCGCCGCCAAGATCGCGGCGCTCGAGGGCTGCGACGTCGTCTATTGCGAGGCGGTCGGGGCATCGGCCGTGAGCCAGCTTCGCGCCAAGGGAATCCAGCCGATGAAGGTCAGTCCGGGGACCTCGGTCAGCCGTTTGATCCGCGACCTGCAGGGCGAGCTGCGCGACGGCCCGAGCGCCTGGCTTGCGCGCGCGCTCGCCGGCCGGGCCCCGGGGCGCAACCGGCGCTTCGATGCGATGGAGTCGGAGGGCTGGAGCGAATGA
- a CDS encoding SoxR reducing system RseC family protein: protein MIETPATVVDVKPGVAWVETVRQSACGHCESAGSCGTSVLAKVFGAPRSRLRIDDAQGLWVGEQVVIGIPDGTLVRASFVAYLLPLVFLIAVAGVATHLGAGEGSVALLGIAGLGIGLWLSGRLTGGQSARERYSPVLVRRGASADVPMPF, encoded by the coding sequence ATGATCGAGACGCCCGCGACCGTCGTCGATGTGAAGCCGGGCGTTGCCTGGGTCGAAACCGTTCGGCAGAGCGCCTGCGGACACTGCGAAAGTGCCGGCAGTTGCGGCACCTCGGTGCTTGCAAAGGTGTTCGGTGCGCCTCGGAGTCGCTTGCGGATCGACGACGCGCAGGGGCTGTGGGTCGGCGAGCAGGTCGTGATCGGCATCCCCGACGGGACTCTCGTGCGCGCGTCGTTCGTCGCCTACCTGCTGCCGCTGGTGTTCCTAATCGCGGTCGCCGGCGTGGCGACGCACCTCGGCGCGGGCGAGGGGAGCGTGGCCCTGCTCGGTATCGCCGGTCTCGGGATCGGCCTCTGGCTGAGCGGCCGATTGACCGGCGGGCAATCCGCCCGCGAGCGCTACAGCCCGGTCCTGGTGCGCCGCGGGGCCTCCGCCGATGTTCCGATGCCGTTCTGA